The following coding sequences lie in one Pararge aegeria chromosome 25, ilParAegt1.1, whole genome shotgun sequence genomic window:
- the LOC120634741 gene encoding uncharacterized protein LOC120634741, whose protein sequence is MVEIKDILESFKNEQKTKFDKLEKIFLAVDDIKKQNGEIQNSVDFLSQKYDCIVTQIGKLESEKQSNLQYLQLLEDRLDNYERLSRATCIEIRNIPTVKSETKDSLLNTIIATGKILNMSIQPNEIKDVFRFNSRDPAYKTVLVDFNSVLTKERVIRMYRKTSKENNRPTTEKLRLTGPPKPIFISESLSSKAKRLFFFTKDFANSNQYTYCWTSSGKIYLRRKEGAPVILIRNESDLENLKSQK, encoded by the coding sequence ATGGTGGAGATCAAGGATATCCTAGAAAGTTTTAAGAACGAGCAAAAAACCAAGTTTGACAAacttgaaaaaatttttttagccGTGGacgatataaaaaaacaaaatggtgaAATACAGAATTCCGTGGATTTTCTATCACAAAAATATGACTGTATTGTCACTCAAATAGGAAAATTGGAATCTGAGAAACAGTCCAATCTGCAATACCTTCAGCTTCTAGAGGATAGGCTGGATAACTACGAAAGACTCTCTAGAGCAACATGCATTGAAATCAGGAATATTCCGACTGTCAAATCGGAAACAAAAGACAGTCTTCTTAACACCATCATAGCGACTggtaaaattctaaatatgtcCATCCAGCCAAATGAAATCAAGGATGTATTCCGCTTTAACTCTCGTGACCCGGCATATAAGACTGTGCTTGTAGATTTTAACAGCGTACTTACAAAAGAGAGAGTCATTCGTATGTACAGAAAAacaagtaaagaaaataatcgCCCTACTACAGAAAAACTAAGACTGACTGGACCTCctaaaccaatttttatttctgaaagcTTATCATCCAAGGCAAAAAGGCTGTTCTTCTTTACCAAGGACTTTGCTAACTCAAATCAGTACACTTACTGTTGGACATCAAgcggtaaaatatatttacgaaGAAAAGAAGGAGCTCCGGTTATTCTCATTAGGAATGAATCTGATCTGGAAAATCTTAAATCACAAAAATGA
- the LOC120634742 gene encoding 2-(R)-hydroxypropyl-CoM dehydrogenase-like produces MSFLNKVVIITGAGSGIGEGTAVHFATLSANLSLIDKNGESLHKVAEKCGSLSQTKVLEFHADVSNDEEIKQAVDNTMKEFGKIDVVVNCAGIIAYRGILDSDLLSVFDKVISVNLRSMVAMTHFAAPALIESKGCVVNISSVMARMVSKGSLPYNVSKAAVAHFTKNAAYDLAEKGVRVNSILPGPVETNILLSAGNTNEENDKLWELFATAVPLQHNINACEIAEMVAYLASDKAKSITGAEFVVDSGLILSGMPNAPK; encoded by the coding sequence ATGAGTTTTCTAAATAAAGTCGTTATAATAACGGGAGCTGGATCAGGCATTGGTGAAGGGACAGCTGTTCATTTCGCGACATTATCCGCCAACTTATCCTTGATAGATAAAAATGGAGAAAGCCTTCATAAAGTGGCGGAGAAATGTGGAAGTTTAAGCCAAACTAAAGTACTGGAATTCCACGCAGATGTATCCAATgatgaagaaataaaacaagCAGTAGACAATACTATGAAGGAATTCGGGAAAATTGACGTTGTAGTGAACTGCGCGGGCATAATTGCTTATAGAGGCATATTAGATTCTGATTTATTGAGTGTTTTTGATAAAGTTATCAGTGTTAATCTTAGATCTATGGTCGCCATGACACATTTTGCGGCGCCAGCATTGATTGAGAGCAAAGGATGTGTCGTTAATATATCCAGTGTTATGGCTAGAATGGTGAGTAAAGGATCACTGCCATACAACGTGTCGAAAGCGGCTGTAGCCCATTTTACAAAGAACGCGGCTTACGATTTAGCGGAAAAGGGTGTCAGAGTCAATTCCATATTGCCAGGTCCAGTAGAGACCAATATTTTACTATCCGCTGGAAACACTAACGAGGAAAATGATAAACTGTGGGAATTATTCGCCACCGCGGTACCGCTACAGCATAATATTAATGCGTGTGAGATTGCTGAGATGGTAGCATATTTGGCTAGTGATAAAGCTAAGAGCATAACTGGCGCTGAATTCGTTGTAGATTCAGGTCTGATATTGTCTGGAATGCCGAATGCGCCGAAATAA